A window of the Buchnera aphidicola (Aphis glycines) genome harbors these coding sequences:
- the tyrS gene encoding tyrosine--tRNA ligase — MNYVNLIDELKQRNLISHITNEEMLKKNIENNFIALYCGFDPTEESLHIGHLLPLITLKRFQLKGHTPIVLIGGATSLIGDPSFKEKERLLNFDNKVDLWTANITKQISYFLSSNGATNNVVILNNKKWFEKINILSFLRNIGKHFSINTMINREAVKQRIKRLDQGISFTEFSYNLLQAYDFFILNKKKQVSLQIGGSDQWGNISAGMHLIKRISKKKAYGLTLPLLMKSNGVKFGKTESGTIWLDPKKTTPYKFYQFWKNIEDSDVYKFFKLFTFLDCDEINVREINKYKNNQIIHDKSYLSRYMTRLVHGEENLLSAERITNILFLKNINEIKEFDLQQLKKDGIPSIEVNQIKDLQEALILCSLAQSRTQAKNMIISNAISINTNKVSKQSYTFNDDDKLFNRFTLISRGKKNHCLIYWK; from the coding sequence ATGAACTATGTTAATTTAATTGATGAATTAAAACAACGAAATTTAATATCTCATATTACAAATGAAGAAATGTTAAAAAAAAACATTGAAAATAATTTTATTGCATTATATTGTGGATTTGACCCTACTGAAGAAAGTTTACATATAGGTCATCTTCTACCTTTAATTACATTAAAAAGATTTCAATTAAAAGGACATACACCTATTGTTTTAATTGGCGGAGCTACAAGCTTGATTGGAGATCCGAGTTTTAAGGAAAAAGAACGTTTATTAAATTTTGATAATAAAGTTGATCTATGGACCGCTAATATAACTAAACAAATATCTTATTTTTTAAGCTCTAACGGTGCTACGAATAATGTAGTTATATTAAATAATAAAAAGTGGTTTGAAAAAATTAATATTTTATCATTTCTACGTAATATTGGAAAACACTTTTCAATTAACACCATGATTAATAGAGAAGCAGTAAAACAGCGTATTAAAAGATTAGACCAAGGAATTTCTTTTACAGAATTTTCATACAACTTATTACAGGCGTATGACTTTTTCATATTAAATAAAAAAAAACAAGTGTCTCTTCAAATTGGAGGATCTGATCAGTGGGGAAACATTTCTGCTGGTATGCACTTAATCAAACGTATTTCTAAAAAAAAAGCTTATGGTTTAACTCTACCTTTGCTTATGAAGTCTAATGGGGTTAAATTTGGAAAAACAGAGTCTGGAACTATTTGGTTAGATCCTAAAAAAACAACTCCTTATAAATTTTATCAATTTTGGAAAAACATAGAAGATTCTGATGTTTATAAGTTTTTCAAATTATTTACTTTTTTAGACTGTGATGAAATCAATGTAAGAGAAATAAACAAATATAAAAATAATCAGATTATTCATGATAAATCTTACTTATCGCGATACATGACTCGTTTAGTACATGGCGAAGAAAATTTACTATCTGCAGAAAGAATTACTAATATTCTTTTTTTAAAAAATATAAATGAGATCAAGGAATTTGATTTACAACAGTTAAAAAAAGATGGTATACCTTCCATTGAAGTTAATCAAATTAAAGATTTACAAGAAGCATTAATATTATGCTCATTAGCACAATCTCGCACACAAGCAAAAAATATGATCATATCTAATGCTATATCTATTAATACCAATAAAGTTTCAAAACAAAGTTATACTTTCAATGACGATGATAAATTATTCAATCGATTTACTTTGATTTCTAGAGGAAAAAAAAATCATTGTCTTATATATTGGAAATAA
- the priA gene encoding replication restart helicase PriA, with protein sequence MIVDVVLPFPIKTYFSYILPYSIAPVVGVRVIVPFRSKDVVGIIIAYNQKKNLNNVNFKFVKYVIDYEPILNMSLLNLLIWLSKYYYYPIGSIFLIVFPNIFKSKNIVKNNHKIYPIDNINSFNLFKINKTFVLNKNILFKINLILTNKSFSSWLISEINLFIKIKFYLGLFKKILEKNLQILIIVPYIKDAYKILFFLKKYLNVSMSIAYTHINNKICFDIWMKTKNGQNFILIGTKKSVFFPFLKLGLIVLFEEHNLIYKNINQFKCNIRDIAIFRAFKENIPIILDSSTPSLKTLYNIIHKKIFWINFNQIYTSVLLKNKIINLKKEKIRTHLSDSLINEIFKNIKKNFSVLLIFNPSNFVFLGLMCNYCHWIPRCHICHDYYEVNTYNDIMFCRSCLIYHKKLLLCNICNMPSLTTFNFGVKKIKKNIKKIFPNIPLLFLISLKNIKIKKLNLNIDNFSISHSGIIVTTDKIVQNYFFPNVRLIGLVNIDHYFCSFNFNNTENFSQFYFNLVNLIQKKSKFFNILIQTSIPNNEHLINICSKKYFFYARNILITRKKFLLPPWNIQVILYCQSTSVQKSFTFLKFIYIFLKKKSKKDNILLWFVGPDPVFVRSKKKFFYKLLIQCSSRIYLQKILRIALDLSKYFSIFNNVKWFLNFDVN encoded by the coding sequence ATGATTGTAGACGTTGTTTTACCTTTTCCAATTAAAACATATTTTAGTTATATACTCCCCTATTCCATTGCTCCTGTAGTTGGAGTTCGCGTTATTGTTCCTTTTCGCTCGAAAGATGTAGTAGGTATTATTATTGCATATAATCAAAAAAAAAATTTAAATAATGTGAATTTTAAATTTGTTAAATATGTTATTGATTATGAACCAATTTTGAACATGTCTTTATTAAATCTTTTAATATGGTTAAGCAAGTATTATTACTATCCTATAGGAAGTATATTTCTTATTGTTTTTCCTAATATTTTCAAATCTAAAAATATAGTTAAAAATAATCATAAGATATATCCTATAGATAATATAAATTCATTTAATTTATTTAAAATTAATAAAACATTTGTGTTAAATAAAAATATTTTATTTAAAATAAATTTGATTTTAACTAATAAATCTTTTTCATCTTGGCTGATATCAGAAATTAATTTATTTATCAAAATTAAATTTTATTTAGGCTTGTTCAAAAAAATTTTGGAAAAAAATTTACAAATTTTAATTATTGTTCCATATATAAAGGATGCATATAAAATATTATTTTTTTTAAAAAAATATTTAAATGTTTCTATGAGTATTGCATATACTCATATAAATAATAAAATATGCTTTGATATATGGATGAAAACTAAAAATGGGCAAAATTTTATTTTAATTGGAACAAAAAAAAGTGTTTTTTTTCCTTTTTTAAAACTAGGTTTAATTGTTCTGTTCGAAGAACATAATTTAATATATAAAAATATAAATCAATTTAAATGCAATATTAGAGATATAGCAATATTTAGAGCATTCAAAGAAAATATACCCATCATTTTGGATTCGAGTACACCTTCTTTGAAAACTTTGTATAATATAATTCATAAAAAAATTTTTTGGATAAATTTTAATCAAATCTACACTTCTGTACTTTTAAAAAATAAAATTATTAATTTGAAAAAAGAAAAAATAAGAACTCATTTATCAGATAGTTTGATTAATGAAATTTTTAAAAATATAAAAAAAAATTTTTCAGTTTTATTGATTTTCAATCCATCTAATTTTGTTTTTTTAGGTTTAATGTGCAATTATTGCCATTGGATTCCTAGATGTCATATTTGTCATGATTACTATGAAGTTAACACATATAATGATATTATGTTTTGTAGAAGTTGTTTAATTTATCATAAAAAATTATTATTATGCAACATATGTAATATGCCTTCATTGACTACATTTAATTTTGGTGTGAAAAAAATTAAAAAAAATATAAAAAAAATTTTTCCTAATATACCATTATTATTTTTAATATCTTTAAAAAATATTAAAATTAAAAAATTAAATTTAAATATTGATAATTTTTCTATTTCACATTCCGGTATTATTGTTACCACAGATAAAATAGTTCAAAATTATTTTTTTCCCAATGTGAGATTAATTGGTTTAGTAAATATTGATCATTATTTTTGTTCTTTTAATTTTAATAATACTGAAAATTTTTCTCAATTTTATTTTAATCTTGTTAATCTAATACAAAAAAAATCAAAATTTTTCAATATATTAATTCAGACATCGATTCCTAATAATGAACATTTAATAAATATATGTAGTAAAAAATATTTTTTTTATGCCCGTAATATATTGATTACAAGAAAAAAGTTTTTATTACCTCCCTGGAATATTCAAGTTATTTTATACTGTCAAAGTACTAGTGTTCAAAAAAGTTTTACATTTTTGAAATTTATATATATTTTTTTGAAAAAAAAATCTAAAAAAGATAATATTTTATTATGGTTTGTAGGACCTGATCCTGTTTTTGTAAGATCTAAAAAAAAATTTTTTTATAAATTATTAATACAATGTTCTTCGCGTATTTATTTGCAAAAGATATTAAGAATTGCACTAGATCTTTCAAAATATTTTTCTATTTTTAATAATGTTAAATGGTTTTTAAACTTTGATGTAAATTAA
- a CDS encoding iron-sulfur cluster assembly accessory protein, with amino-acid sequence MKKKQVNTYLFNENTWKGIEITQSAAQQILLLINRDKKNTGIKLSIKKSGCAGFRYTMELTNNEKQLIVENDIIFSCKNISIQISKKDIPFLDGVKIDFIKNNVNKVFKFYNSKLEKFCGCGESFAIN; translated from the coding sequence AATACTTATTTATTTAATGAAAATACATGGAAAGGAATTGAAATTACGCAAAGTGCTGCGCAACAAATATTATTATTAATTAATCGTGATAAAAAAAACACAGGAATAAAATTAAGTATAAAAAAATCTGGATGCGCAGGCTTTCGATATACTATGGAATTAACTAACAATGAAAAACAGTTAATCGTAGAAAATGATATAATTTTTTCTTGTAAAAATATTTCAATACAAATTTCTAAAAAAGACATTCCATTTTTAGATGGTGTAAAAATTGATTTTATAAAAAATAATGTCAACAAAGTATTTAAATTTTATAACTCTAAGTTAGAAAAATTTTGCGGTTGTGGAGAAAGTTTTGCAATTAATTAA